A window of the Harmonia axyridis chromosome 5, icHarAxyr1.1, whole genome shotgun sequence genome harbors these coding sequences:
- the LOC123680968 gene encoding 39S ribosomal protein L16, mitochondrial, with product MNSSRLLRSTCITLIQRAGFKYFPAPKNFDHIEIPEKTRLRFIEKVPQFTQGIRAPKMQKKLRFMRGPEEVHNTLIHKQYGIMALGGGRMKWQHFDMLRLSTGRKLDNNRMFAVWRVDPPWQPVTKKGQGQRMGGGKGAIDHYVSPIKAGRIIFEVGGKCEYAEVQKLLEDLAKKMPFKAMAVSQEILDKMAADEKWELENNKNKFTMKYMIQNNMGGCHRWLSPFDFKFLGKYL from the exons ATGAATTCTAGTCGTCTACTTAGAT CAACATGTATAACGCTAATTCAAAGGGCAGGATTCAAATATTTCCCAGCTCCGAAAAATTTCGACC ataTTGAAATACCGGAGAAAACAAGGTTGaggtttattgaaaaagttCCACAATTCACTCAAGGTATAAGGGCCCCAAAAATGCAGAAAAAACTCAGATTCATGCGAGGCCCTGAGGAAGTTCACAATACTCTCATTCATAAACAATATGGAATCATG GCGTTAGGTGGTGGACGAATGAAATGGCAGCATTTCGACATGTTACGTCTTTCAACAGGTAGAAAATTGGACAACAATAGAATGTTTGCTGTATGGCGAGTTGATCCACCTTGGCAGCCTGTGACAAAAAAAGGACAAGGACAAAGAATGGGAGGAGGTAAAGGAGCTATCGATCATTATGTCAGTCCTATTAAAGCTG GCAGGATAATTTTTGAGGTTGGAGGAAAATGTGAATATGCAGAAGTGCAAAAATTATTGGAGGACCTAGCTAAGAAGATGCCGTTCAAAGCTATGGCAGTCTCCCAAGAAATTCTGGATAAAATGGCTGCTGATGAAAAGTGGGAACTGGAGAATAACAAGAACAAATTCACAATGAaatatatgattcaaaataatatgGGAGGTTGTCACAGGTGGCTATCTcctttcgatttcaaatttttaggaaAGTATCTTTAA
- the LOC123680966 gene encoding testicular acid phosphatase homolog encodes MISLKFLLVLSNAFWLCKAEDELVAVTTLMRHGARIPNNFYPTDPYSKVKWPFVLGDLTNEGIAEMHDVGKWLRRKYSDFLSKKYDPKEMYAQALDYDRCIRSGEACLAGLYPPTSAENWNPQLRWRPTPIHISPAHQDIVVNMNACPKIPKESALIRKTETYRQIMAVYGDTFKYIGEKSGHPIDFASMYPLFDTLLFERRLNLTLPDWAQKVWPHLTPLAIQYSKMDSMTTTERRIQSGPMLGRIQNQFDRAITGVDFGTTKTIYRKYMVYFATEWMLLNLTYTLGLPSIGIPDFGALYIFELWKNEMGTHYVKIYFRHSGLKGTKAKRVAVEGEKAKLKYEKFKQIIAPYLVDSVEWVALCESFTHKNVTVDTDVPMS; translated from the exons ATGATTTCATTGAAGTTTCTGTTGGTTTTATCTAACGCTTTCTGGTTGTGCAAAGCTGAAGATGAACTTGTGGCAGTTACAACG CTGATGCGACATGGAGCTAGAATACCTAACAACTTCTATCCAACTGATCCATATTCTAAAGTGAAATGGCCTTTCGTACTAGGAGATCTAACAAAT GAAGGCATAGCAGAAATGCACGATGTAGGAAAATGGCTGCGGAGAAAATATAGCGATTTTCTGTCGAAAAAATACGATCCCAAAGAGATGTACGCACAAGCTCTTGATTACGACAGATGCATCAGATCTGGTGAAGCTTGTTTAGCAG GTCTGTATCCACCCACTTCTGCTGAAAACTGGAATCCTCAGCTACGTTGGCGGCCTACTCCCATTCACATTTCGCCAGCTCATCAAGATATCGTGGTCAACATGAATGCTTGTCCCAAAATCCCCAAAGAGTCTGCTCTCATAAGAAAAACCGAGACCTATAGACAGATTATGGCTGTGTATGGTGACACTTTTAAGTACATCGGTGAGAAAAGTGGTCATCCCATAGATTTCGCTTCGATGTACCCTCTTTTCGATACCCTCCTCTTCGAACGTAGGCTGAACTTGACTTTACCTGACTGGGCTCAAAAGGTCTGGCCCCACCTGACGCCTCTAGCCATACAGTACTCGAAGATGGACTCTATGACCACCACAGAGCGAAGGATACAG TCGGGACCAATGTTGGGAAGAATACAAAACCAATTCGATAGAGCGATAACCGGTGTAGATTTCGGCACCACCAAAACGATCTACCGGAAGTACATGGTCTACTTTGCAACAGAATGGATGCTGTTGAACCTGACGTATACCTTGGGACTTCCGTCCATAGGTATACCCGATTTTGGCGCCCTCTACATATTCGAGTTGTGGAAGAATGAGATGGGTACTCACTACGtgaagatatattttcgacatTCAGGCTTGAAAGGTACCAAAGCGAAGCGTGTGGCTGTTGAAGGTGAAAAGGCCAAGCTGAAGTACGAGAAATTCAAGCAGATCATTGCACCTTATTTGGTGGATAGTGTAGAATGGGTAGCTTTATGTGAAAGTTTTACCCATAAAAATGTCACGGTTGATACTGATGTACCTATGTCCTAG
- the LOC123680967 gene encoding testicular acid phosphatase homolog, which yields MVALKLLIILANFYLCIAEDELIAVTALIRHGSRIPESFYPNDPYSNISWPFVLGDLTDKGVDEMYHVGKWLKRKYNSFLSEKYDPNEIYAQSLDYDRCIMTGEATLAGLYPPLADDTWNSKLRWQPTPIHVSPINQDIVVNMNACPKIMKESEVIRQTETYKKIMAAFKDYFEYISENCGEKTDFATIYPLFDTLFSEIKVDLPLPDWAQKIWEQMVPLVELYTKMDSLTLTERRIQVGPLLTRIQSQFDRAITGVDFGTTKTTYRKFMAYFATEWILYDLTYTLGLPDINIPEFGALYLIELRRKPNGVDYVRILYRSSAKKGTRAVRVAIRKEKNRVYYGRFRKIIAPYLIDSAQWVKLCESFTGQNVSVATDVPMSK from the exons ATGGTTGCATTGAAATTGCTTATAATTTTAGCAAATTTCTACTTGTGTATTGCAGAAGATGAACTAATTGCAGTTACAGCC CTCATAAGACATGGATCTAGGATACCTGAATCATTCTACCCAAATGATCCATATTCCAATATATCTTGGCCATTTGTATTAGGGGATTTGACAGAT AAAGGAGTTGATGAAATGTATCATGTTGGAAAATGGCTGAAAAGgaaatataattcttttttgtCCGAAAAATACGATCCTAACGAAATTTATGCACAATCCCTGGATTACGACAGGTGCATAATGACAGGAGAAGCTACATTAGCAG gTCTGTATCCGCCCCTTGCTGATGATACCTGGAATTCTAAATTACGATGGCAACCAACTCCAATCCACGTATCACCAATCAACCAAGATATTGTGGTGAATATGAACGCATGTCCGAAAATTATGAAAGAATCTGAAGTGATACGGCAGACAGAAacttataaaaaaatcatggcGGCGTTCAAAGATTATTTTGAGtatatcagtgaaaattgtGGAGAAAAGACGGATTTTGCTACGATCTACCCACTTTTCGATACGTTGTTCAGCGAAATAAAGGTAGATTTACCTTTGCCGGATTGGGCGCAGAAGATTTGGGAGCAGATGGTACCACTGGTGGAGCTGTATACTAAGATGGATTCCTTGACGCTTACGGAACGAAGAATACAG GTAGGACCACTATTGACCAGAATACAAAGCCAATTCGACAGAGCGATAACCGGTGTAGATTTCGGTACCACCAAAACCACCTACAGGaagttcatggcctacttcgccACGGAGTGGATTTTGTACGATCTAACGTATACGTTGGGACTGCCTGATATCAACATACCCGAGTTTGGCGCCCTGTATCTGATCGAGTTGAGGAGGAAACCAAATGGTGTTGACTATGTTAGGATACTGTACAGGAGTTCGGCCAAGAAGGGTACCAGGGCCGTACGGGTTGCGATTAGGAAAGAGAAAAACAGAGTGTATTATGGGAGATTCAGGAAAATCATCGCACCATATCTTATTGATAGCGCTCAGTGGGTAAAGTTGTGCGAAAGTTTTACAGGGCAAAACGTTAGTGTTGCTACTGATGTTCCTATGTCTAAATGA